From Zavarzinella sp., one genomic window encodes:
- a CDS encoding peptidylprolyl isomerase, with protein MKPMSYITIAIFIFLSSFGCGDNSSSPTAESSTTSAAAQSVPDSQPDFSRDTLSTVPNGQRLPVDSTVAGKSTAKVRQKVEELWPTIQLKNEKGEWLNPVVTLETSLGDIELALQPEWAPNHVRNFIALVEAGYYDGLKFDRVVRHQVQDEQGKMHPLEMIRAGCPTATGDPGIGHLGYFMTPEIRPDLKHETGTVGWWHDEDPTSGGVRFYIALAPSPLLDSQYSIVGKVQNGLKVAQEIGLGKILPLEFDPTAEQPEQPIIIKRATWKSTPPKVGQ; from the coding sequence ATGAAACCAATGTCTTATATAACGATTGCGATATTCATATTTCTCTCATCATTTGGCTGTGGGGATAATTCGTCTTCTCCCACTGCGGAATCCAGTACCACTTCTGCTGCGGCACAGTCGGTGCCAGATTCTCAACCCGATTTTTCGAGGGATACCCTCAGCACCGTGCCCAATGGTCAGCGTTTGCCTGTTGACAGCACGGTAGCAGGGAAATCCACCGCGAAGGTGCGGCAAAAAGTCGAAGAATTATGGCCCACCATCCAACTGAAAAATGAGAAAGGCGAATGGCTAAACCCCGTGGTGACGCTGGAAACCAGCCTGGGTGATATTGAATTGGCACTGCAGCCGGAGTGGGCACCCAACCACGTGCGCAACTTTATTGCACTGGTGGAAGCGGGCTACTACGACGGCCTGAAATTCGACCGTGTGGTGCGGCACCAGGTTCAGGACGAGCAGGGGAAAATGCACCCACTGGAGATGATTCGGGCAGGTTGCCCCACTGCCACCGGCGACCCGGGAATCGGCCATTTGGGCTATTTCATGACGCCGGAAATCCGCCCGGACCTGAAGCACGAAACGGGCACCGTGGGCTGGTGGCACGATGAGGACCCCACTTCCGGTGGTGTGCGATTCTATATCGCCCTCGCACCATCGCCACTGCTCGATTCGCAATATAGTATTGTGGGGAAAGTGCAAAACGGGCTAAAAGTGGCACAGGAAATCGGCCTGGGGAAAATATTGCCGCTGGAATTCGACCCCACCGCTGAACAGCCAGAACAGCCCATCATCATTAAACGCGCCACCTGGAAATCCACCCCACCCAAAGTGGGGCAGTAA
- a CDS encoding PEP-CTERM sorting domain-containing protein (PEP-CTERM proteins occur, often in large numbers, in the proteomes of bacteria that also encode an exosortase, a predicted intramembrane cysteine proteinase. The presence of a PEP-CTERM domain at a protein's C-terminus predicts cleavage within the sorting domain, followed by covalent anchoring to some some component of the (usually Gram-negative) cell surface. Many PEP-CTERM proteins exhibit an unusual sequence composition that includes large numbers of potential glycosylation sites. Expression of one such protein has been shown restore the ability of a bacterium to form floc, a type of biofilm.), protein MKYITISLCSLAWIASVQAGLIPTNVSITPEGSYYRYTYSVNLQSDVTIVPGDYFTLYDFAGMVDGSATGPDNFAFGSSALGSTPNYLSPNDDASVPNATWTYTGTDPLVGPESLGQFSLLSIYGNPTYDDFTGQTHRTVDGILNSNITETSVPVPAPGVPEPTSLLLLAGAIPLGLWYRSRKS, encoded by the coding sequence ATGAAATACATCACCATCTCGTTATGTAGTCTGGCGTGGATTGCATCAGTACAGGCAGGCCTGATCCCCACAAATGTCAGCATTACCCCTGAAGGATCGTATTACCGCTACACGTATTCCGTTAATCTGCAATCCGATGTCACGATCGTTCCAGGGGATTATTTCACCCTGTACGACTTTGCCGGCATGGTCGATGGCAGTGCCACCGGACCAGACAACTTTGCTTTTGGCAGCAGTGCGTTGGGTTCCACACCTAATTATTTAAGTCCCAATGACGATGCCAGTGTGCCAAATGCCACCTGGACCTACACCGGAACTGATCCGTTGGTGGGACCAGAGAGTCTTGGCCAGTTCAGTCTCTTAAGTATTTACGGAAACCCTACTTACGACGATTTTACCGGTCAAACGCACCGCACCGTCGATGGGATTCTGAACTCCAACATTACCGAAACATCGGTACCAGTGCCAGCACCCGGTGTGCCAGAACCTACCAGCTTACTGTTGCTGGCCGGTGCCATCCCACTGGGACTGTGGTACCGCAGCCGAAAATCTTAA